The nucleotide window CGAAGCATTGTATCCATTGTTTGTATCGCAGAGCTGATAAGGTCCAAAATGACCTGGATCCCCTGCGTTCGCCATAAGCTGCATCATGTCCACGTTGACATTGTCAAACCCGAGGACATAGACAGGTACAAAGTTTTCTTTGATGGCATCGGGATCGGTGTCCGTTCGAGCAAGCGCCAAGGCTGCTGAAATCGTAGCACGCATGGTATTGTTGAGGGGCCCTGTGTTGTTCGTGCCGGAGTCTGGGCAGGCCGTGGGCACACCGTCGGTAACAAGCAGCACAGCTTTGGCACGTCGGGCGCTGTCGGGATCCGTGTTCGCGTTGCCGTTGAGCTCGTACAATGCTCCGTTGAGCACGCCTTGGAGTGCTGCTGGTGTGGGAGTTGATCCGCTGGGATTAAGGTTTGCGGCGGATTCGAAACATGTGGCGTAGCTCCCGGCACAACTTGGGTTTAGAGTTGAAAAGTTTGTTGGCGTGCTTAGTTGCATGGTTGTCGTAGGAAAGGCGCTACAGTTGTTGCTCCCGGCGAAATGACTGGCGGCGAGATTGTAGTTTCCGTTGCTGAGTTGCTCAGCCAATCCCCCACCACTTGAAGCAACCGGCGCCAACGCGGTCTCCCATGTATCTTCTCGGCTGCCATCCATGGATCCGGACTCATCGATGACAAAAACCAGATTGGGAGCAATCACGTTGGTATCGCTGCTGGCGCTTTGACATGCTTCTGCCGGGTTAATCACTTGGCAATATTCAATCTCTTGGCCTGGATTGTAGGTGTCTGGGCAATTGTCGCAACCACTGCCGATGTTGTCATTGTCCGGATCGAGATGGTTTGCATCGCCGGCACTTCCGGAAATCAGCGGGCAACGATCTTCGCCATCGGACATACCGTCACCGTCGGCGTCCTCGAACACAACACCATTGCATGCATCCGATGGGTCGTAGTAGGTGAGACAGCTATCGCAAGCATCGCCTATGCCATCTCCGTCTGAATCGCTTTGGCTTGGGTTGCTTAGCTCCGGACAATTGTCAAAATCATCCGATTTTCCGTCGCCATCGCTATCGTCATTGGGATGGTTTGCGCTTTGACACACATCGCCTACGCCGTTGTGATTTGCATCGACTTGATCTGTGTTTGCGATGTAGCGACAATTATCACACAGGTCTCCAATCGAGTCTTGGTCGGTATCCAGCTGATCGATGTTCGGGGTAAGAACACAGTTGTCGAGGTAGTTGAGGACACCGTCTTCATCATCATCGGCGGTAGCAAAAAGTGTACCTGTGCAAGCATCGCCTAGACCGTTTTGATCCGCGTCGCTTTGATCGTAGTTGGCAACGGTGAAACAGTTATCACATGCGTTACCGATGGTATCGCCATCGGTGTCTAACTGATTGGCGTTGGCGACAGTTAGGCAATTGTCTTCGCTGTCCAGTACCCCATCGCTGTCGCTATCTTCGCTGCTGCTGTTTGCATCGTTGGTATCCAATCCAAGCGTATCGTCATTTTGCCCGCCGTCCGGATCGTTTAGCCCCGTGCTATCAACACTGCAGGCCGATGCTAGCAGCATGCAACACACGATCAAGACTCCGTTGAAGCACATGATTCCAGCGGCACGCAGCATGGCGAACTCTCCTGGGCTGATAGCCCGTCTACCTTTTTGCTAACTATGACACGAAAAAAGTTAAACGCTGGCGTACCATAGAGAAAAAAGGGTAGCCCAAAACGAATTGGCGTTGTGGGTGGGCCCGAAAGCTACACGGTGGTAGCAAAGGTGAGGTGTGTACACACCTCACCTTTGTGCCATGCGATTCGCTACTTACTCGCAGTAAAGTGAGCTAATCCCGAGCTCTCCAAGATAGCGAACGGAGCCAGGGCTGCCGACGCGTTGCACTTCGATGTACGTCAGTCCTTCATAATTGACTCGTGTGAGTGCATCGTCAGGATCCCAGGTGCCATCGGTGCCAGCTAGACCGGTTGCTGGATTCCAAGAAAGCACAAGCTTGTTGCCATCTACCGTGATGGCGGAGCCGTTATCGGTGCTATCAAGGGTGTTTCTTTCCGTATCGATGTCGGTATCCGGTGATATGATACTGAAATAGTCGCTTACATATCCTTGTGCATCGCTTTCGCTAACAAGTTCGATGTCGGAGGTGAAGGTCAGAGTGATCTTAGCCGAAGCAGCGTCTGGCAAGGAGGCTCCACTAATATCTGGGAGCACACAACCGTCTGCATCGTTGCTATCCAGTTCCACCGGGTTATCAGCCTGTGGTGATACAACAATGGTCACCGCAAGTGTGCTTCCAGAAGTCGCGCTATAGTAATTTGCACTGCGATAACCAGCAACGCCGAACACATCAATAACGTAGGTTACGCCGTAGACTAGACGGCCCGCTTCAAACGAAATTTCACCCTCGGCAAAGCTGTCTGAAATAACCTCTTGTTGCAAATCAAGATCGTTACCCCACACTTGACCGCTCACGCTGCTTGCGCCGAGCTCAACCTCGGATGCGCCAGAAGGTCGAAGTCGGATTGTTCCGCTGAGCTTTTTGTCTGTATCGTCACTGGCACGAATCGAGACATCCAGCGCAGGTGCTTCAATGGACGTCGGAAACAAATAACTCTCAAAGAATAAGGTTTGATGTGTTTTGGTTTGAGCAATATCTTGCGCACCATAGAGCGAATGCGGAACACCGACCATGCTATTGCGGGATTCAAAAGCCCGGTACCCATCAGCGACGATGCTAACGACATAATCATCAAATGCACTCAGGCCTTTAACGCGAAAGCGACCAGTATCCGTGTCGACCGAACCTTTTAGCGTCCGATCTCCCACAATCACTTCAAGCGTGTAATCACTTAACGTTGTGCCGTTTGATCCATCATAGATTTGACCGACGAGCGTTACGCTATGCTCAGCGCTCAGTTGATCGTCGTCACATGCACT belongs to Myxococcales bacterium and includes:
- a CDS encoding thrombospondin type 3 repeat-containing protein; translation: MLRAAGIMCFNGVLIVCCMLLASACSVDSTGLNDPDGGQNDDTLGLDTNDANSSSEDSDSDGVLDSEDNCLTVANANQLDTDGDTIGNACDNCFTVANYDQSDADQNGLGDACTGTLFATADDDEDGVLNYLDNCVLTPNIDQLDTDQDSIGDLCDNCRYIANTDQVDANHNGVGDVCQSANHPNDDSDGDGKSDDFDNCPELSNPSQSDSDGDGIGDACDSCLTYYDPSDACNGVVFEDADGDGMSDGEDRCPLISGSAGDANHLDPDNDNIGSGCDNCPDTYNPGQEIEYCQVINPAEACQSASSDTNVIAPNLVFVIDESGSMDGSREDTWETALAPVASSGGGLAEQLSNGNYNLAASHFAGSNNCSAFPTTTMQLSTPTNFSTLNPSCAGSYATCFESAANLNPSGSTPTPAALQGVLNGALYELNGNANTDPDSARRAKAVLLVTDGVPTACPDSGTNNTGPLNNTMRATISAALALARTDTDPDAIKENFVPVYVLGFDNVNVDMMQLMANAGDPGHFGPYQLCDTNNGYNASGDGCICNDGTGSQSIVNRTPNNTRYRPTGCIPWNSLSKSDWFSISDVNSIVSAVASIVARTASCELTLAGAEPGNPDLVTVQLAGDSTATQSFSQDASNGYTLSGSDLTLNGTACETLESAVMTDATARVEVLMACACTLNEESCDNIDNDCDGYVDEGCSTSPNLSCEDVHGSSASECCMPTAEICNSVDDDCDSEIDEGCTAHCQAFSEVCDGVDNNCNNQIDEGCISCTIPSNEVCDGLDNDCDGTIDEGCGPGPDPVF
- a CDS encoding carboxypeptidase regulatory-like domain-containing protein yields the protein MVRMKLMSSFALIGMAVALSACDDDQLSAEHSVTLVGQIYDGSNGTTLSDYTLEVIVGDRTLKGSVDTDTGRFRVKGLSAFDDYVVSIVADGYRAFESRNSMVGVPHSLYGAQDIAQTKTHQTLFFESYLFPTSIEAPALDVSIRASDDTDKKLSGTIRLRPSGASEVELGASSVSGQVWGNDLDLQQEVISDSFAEGEISFEAGRLVYGVTYVIDVFGVAGYRSANYYSATSGSTLAVTIVVSPQADNPVELDSNDADGCVLPDISGASLPDAASAKITLTFTSDIELVSESDAQGYVSDYFSIISPDTDIDTERNTLDSTDNGSAITVDGNKLVLSWNPATGLAGTDGTWDPDDALTRVNYEGLTYIEVQRVGSPGSVRYLGELGISSLYCE